A stretch of DNA from Anopheles ziemanni chromosome 3, idAnoZiCoDA_A2_x.2, whole genome shotgun sequence:
GCTTGAgcaagttttccaccgacagAATGACCAACTACAAAGATCCGCGTCGATCGTCCACGTGCACCGTACAGCCGGATGATCTCTTGAATGCACAACTCAATGAATGCAGTTTGATCGTGTAAGTATCCGCCAAAGACTCCAGAAAATTCCTCATTCAAGTCCACGCTGAAGTAGTCCAGATGGGCCTGCCAGTTGTTATCGATCCCCTTGCGCAAGGCCACCGAAGCGAGCGACCGTACCTGTTTGTACGAGCCACCGCTGCCAGGAATGAAGAGCACAGGTGCTCCGTTGAACGAACGTTGCTGTACGCGCTGAGTTATGAAACCTTCCGAGTAGGCGTACAAGCCATACTTTGGGAATCGTTCGTTGCCTTGCACCGTTATGCGGGTGTACTGCGGATGCTCGAACATATACGTCATGCGGCAACGATTCTCTTCGATGTAGCCAATGTTGACGATTGCACCATACAGGAACAGCACGACCGTGACCACCGGTAAAAGGataaacaaacgaaagaacattttaattttgggACCGGTGAACGTCGGTAGCGCACCGATCCGTCGTCAAGCCAGGAGCTTTGTTTTTCAACCAGCCAGATTGAACAGCTCCCACACCTTTTGGCAAAAAAGAACACAATAAGAAAAGCAAATTGTGTCACAGAATACCCGGGCGATTATTGATAAACAAATCGTTAGCAAGGTTGCCAAACAATCACATTCTGTAGTCGACTGAATAcgattatgtttttatttttattaattaccGGTATAAAAACTTCGCGCTGATCAAAATCATTCTTGCAAAAAAATGCTTTGTCTAGAATTTTCGCTTCGTTTGCAAATTGTATTTCATTGAAGAgtagaaattttaaaaattaattctaTTTCGCTCACTAGGCATACGGTTTTTGACAGCTCTCACGTCACTAGGCACCCAGCGTAAATTTCCGGGACTTTCCACTAGTGATGAGGAAACTGAATCCCCAcatggattcgaatctttcgattcaaatccattctgagatccggatctccgaatccgaatcccaatccgtcatatcatacatgctcatctaatgccgatttttcatatgatgtgtttaattcaattaatgatttacataagaatatcaatatagttgacattattcttttaattgtattcaaacaacacgaacgATTTAGTCCTTTTTGGGAATATGCAGACTAACTGATTTACCCGAGTTCATTCCAAGAAGAGTACCCGGTTGACGAAAAATGTCAGCTCATCATGGTTTTGGGTCCCCGCATCCAAAAATCTATACTTCTCCCCCCCTTAACTCTATGATTAGAAATGAGAATGTGTACGTTGGTCGTTTTCttagggagagagagggtgcGAATGCTTCCTATGCATATTTTATCCTTTGCAACCATGCAACGCCAAACTATCCCCAATATGCTTACTGTGTCTTTATTCGCGTATGCGCTCGTACTTACGTACGAATAGTATTTTagatatgtgagtgtgtttcttgTTGGAGCGACCACACCATCATGTATTTGCGCATTCTGGTCATAGCAATCTCAGAGTGCAGGCGCAAGTGCATTGAGCATCAAGTGTTATGATCGTTCCATTAATACTGTTGAGGtaagaaaaaactaataaacttatgaaaatgatggaaatctaGGTACTTTAAATCAGTAAcattctaacttttttttacttttaggaaTGAAAAGTAAAGCTAAAGAATGCGTCAAATGGTGCATGAGCTGGATCGCATATGCTGTTAAGAATTGGTTCTTTCTGGGACGGCAAGTACACTGCAGAGGCCGGATCTCTACACTGGTAAGTCAGAAAACAGTGTGATCGCAAATACCCGAATAATAAACATCCGATGACTTAATTCtcaaaaagcaaatgttttaatttcaccGCAGCATTCTGCGGGTAGAACGAAATATCACATTCATAGAAtataccatacacacacacctacacgcgAGCTAGTCTCACCCACACCACCAAGCAAACCAATGCAAATGTGTGCGGCAATACATGGGCGATCCGTCAAATTTTGACTTGCTGGGAGGTTGCTGGTACTCTTGCTGGAAGCACATGACAgcagcaaaaaatttgaatttctgtcaGCCGggttaaatcaattacattgtctctagatcgactcgttatgtgactaattcgactcaaatcattgtgagtcgatacAAACAGTTCAGGATCAAGtaagaatcgaatcaaatccagtcccaaaccaatcaaatctgattcgaatcctaatcgaatcaaatcttagaatccgtcaaatgggatccaaatctttagaatctgtcagatgggattcgaatcttttttttttttatgtggcacgacatcccctagtgggacaaggcctctctccgaagagagtttgtgtgaccgaaagacggtatattatagatcggtggtcagccgttcgtaataccggagggtgcctgactcgagattcgatcccacacctatggtgtggtgtttcctcgcgctaccgctgcgccatgggcacccacaattcgaatctttagaatccgtctagggatcgaatcttcgaatcttccgagtcccgattctgccaacactactttTCCACCACGATGTACGCCATGCGTATGGCCTTTCCTCTTGTTATCGTCGACAAGTACAGTCGCAAGTGTTTCAAAGATGACGTGAGTTTTCAATAGTTTTACTATTTCAATGCAGAAATTGATCTCAGAATTAATCGCAATAAATATAATGAAGTGCTTTTAGTATGATAGTCGCTTGAGCATGTGGATTTATGCCGATTCATGTCTAAATAGCCTGAAACTATACCGTGCAGTGTTTGAGGTTATGTAGGCTAACACGATTCTTTTATATTTGTTCTTTTCCAGTTCCAAAGTCTCCCGTGACATTCTCTACGAATGCGTTACTGAAGTCCTGAAGGGCGCGAAAAAGAATCACCGTCGCTTCCATGAGACGGTGGAGCTGCAGATTGGTCTGAAGAACTACGATCCCCAGAAGGACAAGCGTTTCTCCGGCACCGTCAAGTACGTTCCTACCTGATAATCGAAACATGAGTACTGCTGTGTGCTAGCAGTTACTTCTCGACGAATCAGGAAGCTTTCATGTTAAGATGAAGGCGGACCTGCACTCAGGGTCTTAAAATTAATTGAGGAGGTAGTCGGTATCCTTACGATCCTTTCCTATGGAAGGGTGAAGTGAGAAGACTCCGCTACCGAACAGATAGGGTTCATTTCAGTCAAAACCGCTAGGCCTTTCGCTGGTGGTGAGTTATAAAATCACAACAGTAATCAACCGATGGGCTATATTGCATCAATATTACATGTTACCTATTATAacggaaattttctttttttttttctaggcTGAAGTACATTCCGCGCCCGAAGATGCAGGTGTGCGTGCTCGGTGATCAGCAGCACTGCGATGAAGCTAAGGCCAACGATATCCCGTACATGGATGCCGAGGCATTGAAGAAGTTGAACAAGAACAAGAAGCTGGTGAAGAAGCTTGCCAAGAAGTACGATGCTTTCCTGGCTTCCGAGTCGCTCATCAAGCAGATCCCGCGTCTGCTCGGTCCTGGCCTGAACAAGGCTGGCAAGTTCCCTGGTCTGCTGGGTCACGGTGAATCGATGGTTGGTAAGATCGATGAGGTCAAGGCCACCATCAAGTTCCAGATGAAGAAGGTCCTGTGTCTGTCGGTGGCAGTCGGCCACGTCAAGATGTCGACCGATGAGCTCGCTCAGAACATCCATTTGTCTGTCAACTTCCTCGTCTCGCTGCTGAAGAAGCACTGGCAAAACGTGCGCTCGTTGCACATCAAGTCTTCGATGGGTGCTGCTCAGCGACTGTACTAAGAAGGAAAAGttgtaattgtttttaaaaatgcaCCATCGATCAGGTGCATAAGGGTATGCGTTTTTCGCATTATCctagaaaacaataaataataacactTGGTTCTTCGTGGATAAACAAAAAGGCTACGTTTTGTTGTTATTCCCATGGGTCGAAATTCGAATTTGAGGAAGAATAtcgtttttcgttgttttagtATCGAAAGAATTTTACTGTTAACGCTGCTGAAGAATTGAACGAGCTTATGTATACAATTTCcctcaaaaatcattcaacgGCTTACGCATTCATAGCGTTTCAGCACAAGGAGTAATTAACATATTTATTACAAATATATTTACTTTTACTATCATTGATaacgatattttaaaacaaataaatcgccaaaacaaaattgatcaaTGACCAATAGCCGATGCTTTTTTGACAATTAATTCAAACCACTCCAATGACGTTTATTTCATCACCCTACTGTCAAAGCGACGTATCGGCTAAACATTGCCATATCGCGCTATCTCACTTGTTCTCAAGTTGTTCTTGCACAGATGGAGCAAGCGCGCATGAACAACTTCCTTGattgcaaagaaaaagaaatcgcAAAACACTACGATTTCTCCTCTTTCGGACCAAACCTTTTTCTACACACATTTGTGTTTGACGTTCTCTGGACAGtcgcagcagtagcagcagcagctaacAGAGGGAGCGCAGAGGAAAATCGATTGTATTGAAACGCAGGCTCTTTCCACTGGATCGGGGAAAATCGGGAAAACGCATAAGCAACCGTACGGTTTAAGCGCTGCCATCCCGTGCTGCAATAGATTCCCCTGGAGTACGCGTAACTGTGCAATACTGTGATTGTGATACAGTCAGGCGCAGAGTTACGGGCATACGCAAAAGAGAAGTGAAAATTCTATattccgtttttgttttctgacgAAACAAGCGCCCACCAATAGTCTTGTATTCtcgtatgcgtgtgtgtacaTCTTGTATGGAAAGTGTGCAAAGGAAGCAGTGTGCTTTTCGATAACTACCCGATAGTGAATAATTGGCGTTATAGAAATTACGCCATAAGTTCCGATTTCGTGCGTTCCTCGGATACGGAAGGGAAACTAGGTATAAAAAAGAGCAAGGTAATCGTGAAACAAAGTGCTCAGAAGATTCCAAGTCGGAAAGGAAGGGGCAAAACAAcacaagcagcagcaacaacaacaacagcaacacaaaattaaacaagaaaaaaaaatcgtacgaatGTGTGCAAAAGTGCGCGAGTGAGAAGGCAAGTGAAAAGAACATCCTCCAAGTGCACGGAAGGAGTAGTAGCGCGGCCGTTGTTTCTATCGATTTCACGAGGTGAATTTGGAGCAGAAATGTCAATCTGAAAAatctgcttcaaagcattgaAAAAATACTGAATCGGCGGCCTGTTTAAAGCAACACATAAGTTTACAACCATTGCTACCAATTCTTCCTAGAATTAAAAGCCACTAGAAagcttttttgttcaacacaGCGAGCTAAGAATGTTGGGTAGTGGAAAAAATATCCAGTCCCAATTTTAGAAAAGCGCTCGTTATCGGTTCGTCGATCACAAACACGCGTGTGAATAAATTCGGTGGGTGTTTGTGGCGTACAGGGAATAGGTTTTTCTCGCGGATTTACGTACGGGTTTTGCTTAAAGTGGTCAGCCATACCGGTAAACAATACCGTATACAGTATCGATTAATCACCCAATGAGTTCCGGTCTGGGCAGCGGAGAAAGGCCGTAGAAAATATAAAGCTTGTGTGGATTAAGTAAAAAGCAATCACAGTCAAGTGTGGAAATACTAGCAAAAAGCAAGGAACCGGAAACCGGGATACTTCCTTCGTTTAGTAGGCACTCTACTTGTCCATCTTTCCCGAAA
This window harbors:
- the LOC131289815 gene encoding large ribosomal subunit protein uL1, with the translated sequence MTSKVSRDILYECVTEVLKGAKKNHRRFHETVELQIGLKNYDPQKDKRFSGTVKLKYIPRPKMQVCVLGDQQHCDEAKANDIPYMDAEALKKLNKNKKLVKKLAKKYDAFLASESLIKQIPRLLGPGLNKAGKFPGLLGHGESMVGKIDEVKATIKFQMKKVLCLSVAVGHVKMSTDELAQNIHLSVNFLVSLLKKHWQNVRSLHIKSSMGAAQRLY